From the Labrus mixtus chromosome 17, fLabMix1.1, whole genome shotgun sequence genome, one window contains:
- the cops4 gene encoding COP9 signalosome complex subunit 4: MATEVRQELAQLMNSTGSHKDLAAKYRQILDKAIQFTDAEQLESLKAFVEAMVNENVSLVISRQLLTDFCTHLPNLPDATAKAVYHFTLEKIQPRVISFEEQVASIRQHLATIYEKEGDWRNAAQVLVGIPLETGQKQYNVDYKLDTYLKIARLYLEDDDPVQAEAYINRASLLQNESSNEQLQIHYKVCYARVLDFRRKFIEAAQRYNELSYKSIVHETERLEALKHALNCTILASAGQQRSRMLATLFKDERCQQLAAYGILEKMYLDRIIRGNQLQEFAAMLMPHQKATTADGSSILDRAVIEHNLLSASKLYNNITFEELGALLEIPPAKAEKIASQMITEGRMNGFIDQIDSIVHFETREPLPTWDKQIQSLCFQVNNLLEKIRSAAPEWAAQAMETQMTQ, encoded by the exons ATGGCGACCGAAGTGCGGCAGGAGCTAGCACAGCTGATGAATTCAACTGGATCTCACAAAGATCTCGCCGCCAA ATATCGACAAATTTTGGACAAGGCCATACAGTTTACAGATGCAGAGCAACTGGAATCCTTGAAGGCCTTTGTTGAAGCAA TGGTCAATGAAAATGTCAGTCTCGTCATCTCGAGGCAGCTGCTCACTGACTTCTGTACACACCTGCCCAACTTGCCTGATGCCACAGCTAAAGCAGTGTACCACTTTACCTTGGAAAAGATTCAACCAAGGGTCATCTCCTTTGAGGAACAA GTAGCCTCAATAAGACAGCACTTAGCAACCATTTATGAAAAGGAAGGAGACTGGAGAAATGCTGCCCAGGTTTTAGTTGGTATTCCCCTGGAAACAGGACAGAA GCAATACAATGTTGACTATAAGTTGGATACATACCTGAAAATTGCACGGCTCTACTTAGAGGATGATGATCCAGTGCAGGCAGAGGCCTACATCAACAGAGCCTCATTACTCCAGAATGAGTCCTCAAATGAACAGCTGCAGATACACTATAAG GTGTGCTATGCAAGAGTTCTGGATTTTAGGAGGAAGTTTATTGAAGCTGCACAAAGGTACAACGAGCTGTCTTATAAGTCAATTGTCCACGAGACTGAACGTCTGGAGGCACTGAAACATGCCCTGAACTGCACCATACTCGCCTCTGCAG GCCAGCAGCGTTCCCGGATGTTGGCGACTCTGTTTAAGGATGAGCGCTGTCAGCAGCTGGCTGCTTACGGTATCCTTGAAAAGATGTATCTGGACCGTATTATCAGAGGAAACCAGCTACAGGAATTTGCTGCTATGCTGATGCCTCACCAGAAAGCCACCACGGCAGATG GCTCCAGCATTCTTGACAGAGCTGTGATTGAACACAACCTCCTGTCTGCTAGCAAACTCTACAACAACATCACTTTTGAAGAACTAGGAGCACTTTTGGAAATCCCTCCGGCTAAG GCTGAGAAAATAGCTTCTCAGATGATCACTGAAGGACGCATGAACGGCTTCATCGACCAGATAGACAGCATCGTACATTTTGAGA CTCGTGAACCTCTTCCTACCTGGGACAAACAGATCCAGTCTCTTTGTTTCCAAGTCAACAACCTGTTAGAAAAGATCCGGTCGGCCGCTCCGGAGTGGGCCGCACAGGCCATGGAAACCCAGATGACCCAGTAA